The Bacteroidia bacterium genome contains a region encoding:
- the had gene encoding 6-hydroxycyclohex-1-ene-1-carbonyl-CoA dehydrogenase gives MKLYQYQMTELKADFKLVESDIPNISDQDALVKIAGCGVCHTDLSFWHDGVKTKKELPLTLGHEISGTVIKGPAHLLDKKVIIPAVLPCGDCELCKKGRSNICQNQLMPGNDFHGGFASHIVVPHKFLCPVPESILEKYSLEQLAVIADAISTPYQVIKKSELEAGDLAIVIGVGGVGVYGALIAKILGAKVLAIDISDEKLAAAKKNGVDAVLNSKNMDIKAIKAKVKEIAKEIGAHKYGWKIFEISGTTAGQELAFNLITYTSTLSIVGFTMAKPDIRLSNIMAFDAKLIGTWGCKPELYPEVVELIDSGKLTITDFVQTFPMSKINEVFQNTLAHKYDKRSVLVPDFN, from the coding sequence ATGAAATTGTATCAATATCAGATGACCGAGCTAAAAGCCGATTTTAAATTGGTGGAGTCGGATATACCGAATATTTCGGATCAGGATGCCTTAGTAAAGATTGCCGGCTGCGGCGTATGCCATACAGATTTGAGTTTTTGGCACGATGGCGTTAAAACAAAAAAAGAATTACCGCTGACATTAGGCCATGAAATCAGTGGCACAGTTATCAAAGGCCCAGCACATCTTCTTGATAAAAAGGTAATTATACCGGCAGTGCTACCCTGCGGAGATTGTGAACTCTGCAAAAAAGGACGCAGTAATATTTGCCAAAACCAACTGATGCCCGGAAATGATTTTCATGGAGGGTTTGCATCCCATATTGTGGTACCGCATAAATTTCTTTGCCCCGTTCCGGAAAGTATTTTAGAAAAATACAGCTTAGAGCAGTTAGCCGTTATTGCTGATGCCATTTCTACACCGTATCAAGTTATCAAAAAATCGGAGTTAGAAGCCGGAGATTTGGCCATCGTGATTGGTGTAGGCGGTGTAGGTGTTTACGGTGCGTTAATAGCTAAAATATTGGGAGCCAAAGTGTTAGCAATAGACATTAGCGACGAAAAATTAGCAGCAGCCAAAAAGAACGGAGTAGATGCAGTGCTTAACTCCAAAAATATGGACATAAAAGCCATTAAAGCAAAGGTCAAAGAAATAGCCAAAGAAATAGGTGCACACAAATATGGCTGGAAAATATTTGAAATATCTGGAACTACTGCCGGCCAAGAACTTGCGTTTAACCTCATAACCTACACCTCCACCCTAAGTATAGTTGGCTTTACAATGGCAAAACCGGATATTCGCCTAAGCAATATCATGGCTTTCGATGCAAAACTAATTGGTACATGGGGTTGCAAACCGGAACTTTATCCCGAAGTCGTTGAACTAATTGACTCCGGAAAACTGACTATCACCGATTTTGTTCAAACTTTTCCAATGTCAAAAATTAACGAAGTATTTCAGAATACTTTGGCACACAAATACGACAAACGCTCTGTTTTAGTACCGGATTTTAACTAA
- a CDS encoding enoyl-CoA hydratase/isomerase family protein: MKKIKLSYSHNEAVANILLDDGKGNVLDNTMMQDILACFQLFKTNHNLKLITFQGQGKHFSFGASVEEHTYQLAGKMLKTFHQIFIEIIEMQIPTLAKVSGQCLGGGMELALVCNFIFADKTAKFGQPEIILGVFPPPASIILPEKIGLARAEDILLTGKTIDAEEALKIGLLNAVYEDKNILDAEVDGWIEKYILPKSASSLRFANGAARVKFSHIISNFLNYLEQTYTQKLMETKDANEGIQAFLEKRKPNWSNN; this comes from the coding sequence ATGAAAAAAATAAAACTCTCGTACTCGCATAACGAGGCAGTAGCCAATATTTTGTTAGATGACGGAAAAGGAAATGTTTTAGATAACACCATGATGCAAGATATTTTGGCTTGCTTTCAGCTATTTAAAACGAATCACAATCTAAAACTCATCACATTTCAAGGGCAGGGAAAACATTTTTCATTTGGAGCAAGTGTTGAAGAGCACACCTACCAGTTAGCCGGGAAGATGCTCAAAACGTTTCACCAAATATTTATAGAAATTATAGAGATGCAAATACCCACATTGGCAAAAGTATCCGGCCAGTGTTTGGGGGGAGGTATGGAGTTAGCACTTGTTTGTAATTTTATTTTTGCAGATAAGACAGCTAAGTTTGGCCAGCCCGAAATTATTTTGGGGGTTTTTCCGCCTCCTGCATCCATTATTTTGCCCGAAAAAATTGGCTTAGCTCGCGCCGAAGATATTTTGCTCACCGGAAAAACCATTGATGCCGAAGAAGCCCTGAAAATAGGCCTTCTAAATGCTGTCTATGAAGATAAAAATATCCTCGATGCCGAAGTGGACGGCTGGATAGAAAAATACATCCTTCCCAAAAGTGCCTCCTCTTTGCGTTTTGCCAACGGCGCAGCCAGAGTTAAATTCAGCCATATCATAAGTAATTTTTTGAATTATTTAGAACAAACTTATACTCAAAAACTTATGGAAACCAAAGATGCTAATGAAGGGATTCAGGCATTTTTAGAAAAAAGAAAACCAAATTGGTCAAACAATTAG
- a CDS encoding 2-oxoacid:ferredoxin oxidoreductase subunit beta, translating to MNLEGLQCLYKPKDYASSQEVKWCPGCGDYAILNAVQKAFSELNLKKEDVAIISGIGCSSRFPYYMDTYGFHTIHGRAVAVATGVKLANPELSVWVVSGDGDSLAIGGNHLIHAIRRNLNLNYLIFNNEIYGLTKGQFSPTTNFGTVTKSSPYGTVENPFQIGELALGAQSQFFARVPDTDVKLMTQVMVEAEKHNGLSLIEILQNCVIFNDGAHDYITSKENKLNNQLILEHGKPMIFGKDKNKGIRLNGLELEVVTIGENGITEKDILIHDAEAKSGALHYLLTQMKLPEFPVALGIIRNVKAPVFDESFNTQMKEMQAKSNLKNLDELFVSGSTFQIH from the coding sequence ATGAACTTAGAAGGATTACAGTGTTTATATAAACCTAAGGATTATGCAAGTAGCCAAGAGGTTAAGTGGTGTCCGGGCTGTGGGGATTATGCTATCTTGAATGCTGTCCAAAAAGCATTTTCAGAACTAAATCTAAAAAAAGAAGACGTTGCCATAATATCCGGAATAGGCTGTTCATCTCGTTTTCCATATTATATGGATACCTACGGTTTTCATACAATTCATGGTAGGGCAGTGGCCGTAGCTACGGGCGTGAAGTTAGCAAATCCTGAGTTAAGTGTTTGGGTGGTTTCAGGGGACGGGGACTCGCTCGCCATCGGCGGAAACCACCTTATCCACGCAATTCGCAGAAACTTAAACCTTAACTACCTCATATTCAACAATGAAATCTATGGATTAACAAAAGGCCAGTTCTCACCCACCACTAACTTTGGAACGGTTACTAAGTCGTCTCCGTATGGAACTGTAGAAAATCCATTTCAGATAGGAGAATTAGCATTAGGAGCGCAAAGCCAATTCTTTGCAAGAGTTCCTGATACAGATGTGAAGCTAATGACCCAAGTTATGGTTGAAGCTGAAAAACACAATGGCCTATCCCTGATTGAAATTCTACAAAACTGCGTTATCTTCAATGACGGAGCGCATGACTACATCACAAGTAAGGAAAACAAACTGAATAACCAGCTTATTTTAGAGCACGGAAAACCAATGATTTTTGGTAAAGACAAAAACAAAGGTATCCGCCTAAATGGCTTAGAACTTGAAGTTGTTACGATTGGTGAAAATGGAATTACCGAAAAAGACATCCTCATTCATGATGCAGAAGCTAAATCAGGAGCCTTACATTATTTATTAACCCAAATGAAGTTGCCGGAATTTCCGGTTGCACTTGGTATCATCAGAAATGTGAAAGCACCTGTTTTTGATGAATCTTTTAATACCCAAATGAAAGAAATGCAAGCCAAAAGCAACCTGAAAAATTTAGATGAGCTGTTTGTAAGCGGTAGCACATTCCAGATTCACTAA
- a CDS encoding 2-oxoacid:acceptor oxidoreductase subunit alpha yields MRTELQNAIIKFAGDSGDGMQLVGSLFTDTTAIMGSQLATFPDFPSEIRAPQGTVAGVSGYQINFGASGVYGPGDSPDVLIAMNPAALKANLKQLRPACTILIDRDSFGKRDLEKAGFENNPLETELLANYKVIEIPITSLTKTAVADLKLDTKTADRCKNMFTLGVVFWLFDEPLDQTIEFINKRFKSNPTLGEANIRALKAGFHYGLTIEAIKPSYAVLTAKRQPGIYRNITGNQSLAWGFMTAAQRIGKPLFLGSYPITPASDIMQELVKHKWAGVKVFQAEDEIAGICSAIGAAYAGNVAITTTSGPGMALKTEAIGLAVMAELPIVIVNVQRGGPSTGLPTKTEQSDLMQAIWGRNGESPVVVLAASTPSDCFDWAYEATRIAVEHMTPVILLSESYLANGSEPWKIKQTTDMPEINPNFLTDADPNWKPYNRNPETLARSWVSPGTPNLQHRIGGLEKDALSSSVSHDPENHEKMVLIRKEKVNRVANDIPNQKYKGKNASKLLVVGWGGQFGILLGAVTELQQEGKDIAFAHFNYLYPLPKNTSEVFAKFEKIIVCELNTGQFANYLRATLPQFQYLQYNKIEGLPFKLAELKAAFNKVLAENS; encoded by the coding sequence ATGAGAACTGAATTACAAAATGCTATTATAAAATTTGCGGGGGATTCTGGGGACGGGATGCAATTGGTTGGCTCATTATTTACGGACACTACGGCGATTATGGGTAGCCAGTTAGCCACTTTTCCTGATTTTCCGTCAGAGATACGTGCCCCACAGGGCACAGTTGCAGGGGTTTCCGGGTATCAGATTAACTTTGGTGCTTCTGGAGTGTATGGGCCGGGAGATTCTCCCGATGTTTTGATAGCCATGAACCCTGCTGCTTTAAAAGCTAATCTAAAACAACTAAGACCCGCCTGCACTATCCTCATTGACCGAGATTCCTTTGGAAAAAGAGACTTAGAAAAAGCCGGCTTTGAAAATAACCCGCTTGAAACAGAGCTTTTAGCAAACTACAAAGTCATTGAAATTCCGATTACCTCTCTTACCAAAACTGCCGTAGCCGATCTAAAATTGGATACAAAGACTGCCGATAGATGTAAAAATATGTTTACACTTGGGGTTGTCTTTTGGCTTTTCGATGAACCCTTAGACCAGACCATAGAGTTTATCAACAAACGGTTCAAGAGTAATCCGACTCTTGGGGAGGCAAATATTCGGGCATTAAAAGCCGGCTTTCACTACGGTTTAACGATTGAGGCTATCAAGCCTTCTTATGCTGTTTTGACAGCTAAAAGGCAGCCTGGAATTTATCGGAACATCACTGGAAATCAATCACTTGCGTGGGGTTTTATGACTGCAGCCCAACGGATTGGGAAGCCGTTATTTTTAGGTTCGTATCCCATAACGCCGGCATCTGACATTATGCAGGAGCTGGTTAAACACAAGTGGGCTGGTGTTAAAGTTTTTCAGGCAGAAGATGAAATTGCCGGAATATGCTCCGCTATTGGAGCAGCTTATGCCGGAAATGTAGCCATTACAACCACATCCGGGCCGGGTATGGCCTTAAAAACGGAAGCTATCGGCTTAGCAGTAATGGCAGAACTACCAATCGTTATCGTTAATGTGCAACGCGGAGGACCTTCTACCGGATTGCCCACCAAAACAGAACAAAGCGACCTCATGCAAGCTATCTGGGGAAGAAACGGAGAATCACCGGTAGTCGTTTTGGCAGCAAGTACACCTTCTGACTGCTTTGATTGGGCTTATGAAGCCACCCGAATAGCTGTTGAACACATGACACCGGTTATACTGCTCTCAGAAAGCTACTTAGCAAATGGTTCTGAACCCTGGAAAATTAAGCAGACAACAGATATGCCGGAAATTAATCCTAATTTTCTTACCGATGCAGACCCCAACTGGAAACCTTATAACCGAAATCCAGAAACATTAGCCCGAAGTTGGGTATCTCCCGGCACACCTAATTTACAGCACCGCATTGGGGGCTTAGAAAAAGATGCTCTTTCCAGCAGTGTATCCCACGACCCGGAAAACCATGAAAAAATGGTCTTAATCCGCAAAGAAAAAGTAAACCGCGTTGCCAATGATATTCCCAATCAAAAATATAAAGGTAAAAATGCCTCAAAGTTATTGGTTGTAGGCTGGGGTGGACAATTCGGAATTTTACTCGGAGCAGTAACCGAACTCCAGCAAGAAGGTAAAGACATCGCATTTGCACACTTTAACTACCTTTATCCGCTGCCCAAAAACACAAGCGAAGTATTTGCTAAATTTGAAAAAATCATCGTTTGTGAACTCAACACAGGTCAGTTTGCTAATTATTTGCGAGCTACCCTACCTCAGTTTCAGTACCTACAATATAATAAAATAGAAGGATTACCATTTAAATTAGCCGAATTAAAGGCTGCTTTCAACAAAGTTTTAGCAGAAAATTCATAA
- a CDS encoding tetratricopeptide repeat protein, which yields MRKQKNCAGAIAKYDEAIKMEPSNYKYYYAKGKCLAKTDPNAAVAAFSDATKYKEDFSPAYVSIAKIYVKKKEYDKAVQYFNLAFKYETDVNRKVIYKQTVVSILLKQDRASEARTHVDQVKSLSPQDPRIPAMEGDVYGASNQWAQAKDSYQRAVDLSKDLPPTTSAKYWYGLGLAYSKMGNAAEADKAWKNVPTNSPYYKKIKSDQSKSSHSYYYKLAVGYYKCGEDEEALNNLRKAVELTPTFSGGYKLMGIINFKKGRSQEAITNLNKAVDSETDAAKKAALYNLMIKIQSGAGDYAGAIATANKILEKAPNTLGVIFQKGVAEYKVGQYAQAVASAERALTMAPADPNKKAQYYFLLGLAAKKGGDIEKAKKAFKDAMFGPYKAAANNELSKISTK from the coding sequence ATGCGAAAGCAAAAGAATTGCGCCGGTGCTATAGCAAAGTATGATGAGGCCATTAAAATGGAACCATCAAACTACAAATATTACTATGCAAAAGGTAAGTGTTTGGCTAAAACTGACCCTAATGCAGCCGTTGCGGCTTTCTCGGATGCAACAAAGTATAAAGAGGATTTCTCACCTGCCTATGTGTCTATCGCTAAGATTTATGTTAAAAAGAAAGAATACGACAAAGCTGTTCAGTATTTTAACTTAGCTTTCAAATATGAAACCGACGTAAATCGTAAGGTTATTTACAAGCAAACGGTAGTTTCAATTTTATTGAAACAAGACCGCGCCAGCGAAGCACGTACCCATGTAGATCAAGTAAAAAGTTTATCTCCCCAAGATCCAAGAATTCCAGCTATGGAAGGAGATGTTTACGGCGCATCAAATCAGTGGGCGCAAGCAAAAGACTCCTATCAAAGAGCAGTTGATCTTTCCAAAGATTTACCACCGACTACTTCCGCAAAGTATTGGTATGGTTTAGGACTTGCTTATAGCAAAATGGGAAATGCTGCCGAAGCAGATAAGGCTTGGAAAAATGTACCTACAAACTCACCATACTACAAAAAAATCAAGTCTGACCAAAGCAAGTCTTCACACAGCTACTACTATAAGTTGGCTGTAGGTTACTACAAGTGCGGAGAAGATGAAGAAGCATTGAACAATCTACGCAAAGCCGTTGAGCTAACTCCTACATTCTCAGGAGGTTATAAATTGATGGGAATTATTAACTTTAAAAAAGGGCGTTCTCAAGAGGCTATTACGAATCTAAATAAGGCTGTAGATAGTGAAACCGATGCCGCCAAAAAAGCTGCCCTATACAATTTGATGATTAAAATTCAATCTGGTGCCGGTGATTACGCAGGTGCTATCGCAACAGCAAATAAAATTTTAGAAAAAGCTCCTAATACATTAGGCGTAATTTTCCAAAAAGGAGTTGCAGAATACAAAGTCGGCCAATACGCACAAGCAGTAGCTTCTGCTGAAAGAGCTTTAACGATGGCTCCGGCAGATCCCAACAAAAAAGCACAATATTATTTCTTACTTGGCTTAGCTGCCAAAAAAGGAGGAGATATTGAAAAAGCTAAAAAAGCTTTCAAAGATGCTATGTTTGGCCCCTATAAAGCTGCCGCTAATAACGAACTATCCAAAATATCAACAAAATAA
- a CDS encoding endonuclease/exonuclease/phosphatase family protein produces MRKTIIKVSLVFLSALLIALLFISQTNLLVYQFKPIEPALYYQAKQIQEASPKDTLLVMTWNVKFGGARIDFWFDCYGDRVHMTEEEVITNCAALAKKIEAVNPDILFLQEADIDSWRTPGADMVQYLLDNTALNYGTYASQWQVNYIPTKNLGKVNSGNAILSKWPLKEATRIALPLLTEQDPVTRFFYLRRNLLITKLDIPNSSKPIYLIDTHTSAYSKENTRLVQLKILQQVADSLVKAGNNVVFGGDFNTLPPGTKKLSKFDDSVCKDKDFLEDDYTKERDWLLPIYKSYSECIPLEQYNLNEEKYYSHTVNGHGFWNRRLDYLFSNLSWVPNSGMVHQDEKTGGMSTMPLSDHAPLTGLLIK; encoded by the coding sequence ATGCGTAAGACAATCATCAAGGTATCTCTGGTTTTTTTATCCGCTTTACTGATAGCATTGCTGTTTATATCACAAACTAATTTGTTGGTATATCAATTTAAGCCGATTGAACCTGCACTGTATTACCAAGCTAAACAGATTCAAGAGGCTTCTCCTAAGGATACCTTGTTGGTGATGACTTGGAATGTAAAGTTTGGTGGAGCTCGTATAGATTTTTGGTTTGATTGCTATGGAGACCGTGTGCACATGACCGAAGAAGAGGTTATCACAAATTGTGCTGCCTTAGCGAAAAAAATAGAGGCTGTTAATCCGGATATTTTGTTTTTACAAGAGGCTGATATTGACTCGTGGCGTACTCCCGGAGCAGATATGGTTCAGTATCTATTAGACAATACAGCCTTAAATTATGGCACTTACGCAAGCCAATGGCAAGTAAATTATATTCCTACTAAAAACTTAGGAAAGGTTAACTCCGGTAATGCTATTTTAAGTAAATGGCCGCTGAAAGAGGCCACCAGAATAGCATTACCACTTTTAACAGAACAAGATCCGGTTACCCGATTTTTCTACTTACGCCGTAATTTGTTGATAACAAAGTTAGATATACCCAACTCATCAAAACCTATCTACTTAATTGACACCCATACCTCTGCTTATTCCAAAGAAAATACCCGTTTAGTACAGCTAAAAATCTTACAGCAAGTAGCTGATAGTTTAGTTAAAGCCGGAAACAATGTGGTTTTTGGGGGCGACTTCAATACATTGCCTCCGGGAACTAAAAAGCTCAGCAAGTTTGATGACTCCGTTTGTAAGGATAAAGACTTTTTGGAAGACGACTACACCAAAGAACGAGATTGGCTGCTACCTATCTATAAAAGCTACTCAGAATGTATCCCATTAGAACAATATAACCTAAACGAAGAAAAATACTATTCTCACACCGTAAACGGACACGGTTTTTGGAATAGAAGATTGGATTACCTTTTTTCAAACCTTTCTTGGGTGCCTAACTCAGGGATGGTGCATCAAGACGAAAAAACCGGAGGCATGAGCACAATGCCTCTATCTGACCACGCACCGCTTACCGGACTATTGATTAAATAA
- the oah gene encoding 6-oxocyclohex-1-ene-1-carbonyl-CoA hydratase, translating to METLKNHNLVEGYQYTDIIYEKRPCLNTDGTPVEGLYNAWIILNNPKQFNSYTTKAVKEVILAFGEASNDRSVVAVVFTGSEDKAFCTGGNTKEYAEYYSGNPQEYSQYMRLFNDMVSSILKCEKPVISRVNGMRIGGGQEIGMACDFTIASDLARFGQAGPKHGSAAIGGATDFLHLYVGVERAMASLTLCEPWTAHQALMHGLITDIAPVLKVDEKFIPNPLINIEKYADEYGRIIFGSMKTGTELTAGKELMAKGTIDFTMLDALLNKFLAKLLHTFPNCLHKTLTEVRKKKLEHWDMNKESSREWLALNMMTEAKAGFRAFNYGPKNNREVDFVKLRQLLAEGKEWNDEMHQLISPQFKTETA from the coding sequence ATGGAAACTCTAAAAAATCACAATTTAGTAGAAGGTTATCAATATACAGATATTATCTACGAAAAACGCCCTTGCCTAAATACTGACGGCACACCGGTTGAGGGTTTGTATAATGCGTGGATAATTCTAAATAATCCAAAACAATTTAACTCATACACAACCAAAGCAGTTAAAGAAGTTATCTTGGCGTTTGGGGAAGCTTCTAATGACAGAAGCGTTGTAGCGGTTGTTTTTACAGGTTCGGAAGACAAAGCATTCTGCACCGGCGGAAATACCAAAGAATATGCTGAATATTATTCTGGAAATCCGCAGGAATATTCTCAATATATGCGTTTGTTTAATGACATGGTTTCCAGTATTTTAAAATGTGAGAAGCCGGTTATTTCAAGGGTAAACGGGATGCGCATTGGCGGCGGCCAAGAAATTGGTATGGCTTGTGATTTTACCATAGCCTCGGATTTAGCCCGTTTTGGGCAAGCCGGACCCAAACACGGCAGTGCCGCCATTGGCGGAGCTACCGACTTCCTGCACCTATACGTAGGCGTAGAACGAGCTATGGCCTCTCTAACTCTCTGTGAACCATGGACTGCCCATCAGGCACTTATGCACGGCCTCATCACAGATATAGCTCCTGTACTAAAAGTAGATGAAAAATTCATCCCTAACCCACTCATAAACATCGAAAAATATGCCGATGAATACGGCAGAATCATTTTCGGATCTATGAAAACAGGCACAGAACTCACTGCAGGAAAAGAACTTATGGCAAAAGGAACGATTGATTTTACGATGCTTGATGCATTATTAAATAAATTCCTCGCTAAATTGCTACACACTTTCCCCAATTGCCTCCACAAAACACTCACCGAAGTTCGTAAGAAAAAACTCGAACATTGGGATATGAATAAAGAAAGCAGCAGAGAATGGTTAGCCCTAAATATGATGACGGAAGCCAAAGCCGGATTCCGCGCCTTTAATTATGGCCCAAAAAATAACCGTGAAGTAGATTTTGTGAAACTTCGCCAACTCTTAGCCGAAGGCAAAGAATGGAACGATGAAATGCACCAACTAATTTCCCCACAATTTAAAACTGAAACAGCCTAA
- the gcvH gene encoding glycine cleavage system protein GcvH, producing the protein MNIPDNLKYTPDHEWIRLSGEYAEVGITDFAQRELGDIVYVDVPSLHKTLAQQEVFGTIEAVKTVSDLFLPISGEIVEVNALLEKAPDTINQDPYGGGWVVKIRVTNPTELDALLDATAYRSHVGV; encoded by the coding sequence ATGAATATTCCAGATAATCTAAAATACACCCCTGACCATGAATGGATACGCTTATCCGGTGAGTATGCAGAGGTAGGTATCACAGACTTTGCCCAGCGAGAACTTGGTGATATTGTTTATGTAGATGTTCCATCTTTACATAAAACACTCGCTCAACAAGAGGTTTTTGGAACAATAGAAGCTGTAAAAACTGTTTCGGATTTATTTTTACCGATTTCTGGAGAAATTGTTGAAGTAAACGCATTATTAGAAAAGGCACCAGACACAATCAACCAAGACCCTTATGGAGGTGGTTGGGTTGTTAAAATCCGAGTTACAAATCCTACCGAGTTAGATGCTCTCTTAGATGCGACTGCATATAGGTCGCACGTAGGAGTATAA
- the tyrS gene encoding tyrosine--tRNA ligase produces MNYIEELSNRELIHSKTPDLEALFSQKQVIAYAGFDPTSDSIHIGNLATLMLLVRLQRHGHKPIVLIGGATGMIGDPSGKSHERNLLSEEILTHNVDSITKQLRKFLDFEHPTASAEIVNNYDWMKQFSFLNFLRDVGKQLTVNYMLAKDSVQKRLETGLSFTEFSYQLIQAYDFYYLYKHKNCVLQVGGSDQWGNITAGTELIRRMLGQSGHGLTCPLLVKSDGSKFGKSESGNIWISPERTSPYKFYQYFLNTADDDLQRIFMVFSLKSIEEINEILAEHPKNPEKRIAQKAIAEELTSWIHSPEVCKQVIAASLALFSEDLNSLQNISPSLFEDVFEGVPRSNISMEQFESWTILDIIHQCQIVPSKTEGRKALQAGSIRVNKEKLTDANCLIKQYNLIHNKFLIIQKGKKNYYLIEIGLNSCS; encoded by the coding sequence ATGAATTATATTGAAGAACTTTCTAATAGAGAATTAATCCATAGTAAAACACCAGATTTAGAGGCTCTTTTTAGCCAAAAGCAAGTTATTGCATACGCAGGATTTGATCCTACATCGGATTCTATCCACATTGGAAACCTTGCTACACTCATGCTTTTGGTGCGTTTGCAGCGGCACGGGCATAAGCCTATTGTGCTGATAGGGGGCGCAACCGGCATGATTGGCGACCCCTCCGGAAAATCCCATGAACGTAATTTATTGAGCGAGGAAATACTTACACATAATGTAGATTCTATTACTAAACAGTTACGTAAATTCCTTGATTTTGAGCACCCAACAGCTTCAGCAGAAATAGTGAATAACTATGACTGGATGAAGCAATTTTCCTTCCTTAATTTCCTGCGGGATGTGGGTAAACAACTTACTGTAAATTATATGTTAGCCAAAGATTCTGTCCAAAAACGCCTTGAAACCGGTTTGTCTTTTACTGAATTTAGCTATCAGCTAATTCAAGCCTATGATTTTTATTATCTATATAAGCATAAAAATTGTGTGCTACAAGTTGGTGGGTCTGACCAGTGGGGAAATATTACTGCCGGCACGGAGCTAATCCGTAGAATGCTTGGCCAGTCCGGGCATGGGCTAACCTGCCCGCTGTTGGTTAAATCTGACGGCAGTAAGTTTGGCAAATCTGAATCCGGTAATATCTGGATTTCTCCAGAACGTACCAGCCCCTATAAGTTTTATCAATATTTTCTGAATACTGCTGATGATGATTTGCAGCGTATTTTTATGGTATTTTCGTTAAAGTCTATTGAAGAAATCAACGAAATTCTTGCTGAACACCCCAAAAATCCAGAAAAGCGAATTGCTCAAAAAGCGATTGCAGAAGAACTTACAAGCTGGATACATAGTCCGGAGGTTTGCAAGCAGGTTATAGCTGCAAGCCTTGCCTTGTTTTCCGAAGATTTAAATAGCTTGCAAAATATCAGTCCATCTTTATTTGAAGATGTTTTCGAAGGTGTTCCCAGAAGTAATATTTCTATGGAGCAGTTTGAATCATGGACAATCTTAGACATTATTCATCAATGCCAAATTGTGCCTTCTAAAACCGAAGGACGTAAGGCTTTGCAAGCCGGCAGTATCCGCGTAAATAAAGAAAAGTTAACAGACGCTAACTGTTTGATAAAACAGTATAATCTGATTCACAATAAGTTTCTAATTATCCAAAAAGGTAAAAAGAATTATTACCTCATTGAAATCGGTTTAAATAGCTGTTCTTAG